The following proteins come from a genomic window of Crassostrea angulata isolate pt1a10 chromosome 1, ASM2561291v2, whole genome shotgun sequence:
- the LOC128166134 gene encoding proline rich transmembrane protein 1B-like, which produces MTDLYVQHLMDGFSDETETPDTSQKADGRRIHDYLPTSVLVACLCFYMPTGLLAVRYAHKARQSLRNGKEEEAERFSRNALLLILTTVFTLPILCFTAFVT; this is translated from the exons ATGACGGACCTGTACGTGCAGCATCTTATGGATGGGTTCTCTGACGAAACCGAAACGCCAG ACACGTCACAGAAGGCGGACGGACGGCGGATCCACGACTATCTCCCCACTTCTGTACTGGTGGCATGTCTGTGTTTCTACATGCCTACAGGACTGCTGGCGGTCAGATACGCCCACAAG gCTAGGCAATCTCTACGCAATGGAAAAGAAGAGGAAGCAGAAAGGTTCTCTCGGAACGCCTTGCTGCTTATCCTTACAACAGTGTTCACACTCCCGATACTGTGCTTTACTGCTTTTGTCACGTGA
- the LOC128166126 gene encoding myb-like protein X, producing MEGILPYRSSEFEVNPRIYQPWRDTEEIENMMIQKMVDQTLMSVLSTVSEEVSMDKSRSKPVKMVIRNVQYAPSSGTSPLKPSTKNKKERRPKKGRREEAGSDVTVNEPMISVPASKFKSMVLSEVESRATRVHDYYSYQWNDLQRDRLQLYGDFIRLSERDRRLEAQMDLAIAEIHCLQNENEKLKIELDDIKNAKKKKRKDARLRRNKDKEQDRQADSAEKNGDTQERKMSKEEEKDEMAKDGNKKARKGKHGKTENTETTADALQTESNRTAGSKILRDKSMLNKLLDLQKEATSNPLTREMGTGDDGHDEDGCVTATSIVELNFRSKGVALKSNVLDKKSKEVDKSEDYEGLDSGEPAESANDVSKSGVKKQGVGVEDELR from the exons ATGGAAGGAATACTGCCCTACAGAAGTAGCGAGTTTGAGGTAAACCCACGCATCTACCAGCCATGGCGAGACACGGAGGAAATCGAGAACATGATGATACAAAAGATGGTGGACCAAACTTTAATGTCCGTGCTATCTACAGTGAGCGAGGAAGTGT CCATGGATAAAAGTCGATCAAAGCCAGTTAAGATGGTCATCAGAAATGTTCAATACGCGCCATCTAGCGGCACAAGTCCTTTGAAGCCCTCCACCAAGAACAAGAAAGAAAGGCGACCAAAAAAAGGCAGACGAGAGGAAGCAGGATCTGACGTCACTGTCAATGAACCAATGATTTCAGTCCCAGCCTCAAAATTCAA GTCTATGGTACTGAGCGAGGTGGAGTCTAGAGCCACGCGGGTACACGACTACTACAGCTACCAGTGGAACGACTTACAGAGAGACAGGCTCCAATTGTACGGCGACTTCATCAGGCTCTCCG AGCGAGACAGAAGGCTTGAGGCACAGATGGACCTCGCCATCGCAGAGATTCATTGCCTGCAGAATGAAAACGAGAAACTCAAGATAGAG CTTGATGACATTAAGAatgcaaagaaaaagaaaagaaaagatgctaGGCTCCGACGAAACAAAGACAAAGAGCAGGATAGACAAGCTGATTCTGCAGAGAAAAATGGCGATACACAGGAAAGGAAAATGTCTAAAGAGGAGGAAAAGGATGAAATGGCAAAGGATGGAAATAAAAAAGCCAGGAAAGGCAAGCATGGCAAGACGGAGAACACAGAAACAACCGCAGACGCTCTTCAAACCGAATCTAATAGAACAGCAGGTTCTAAGATATTGAGGGATAAATCTATGTTAAACAAATTGCTTGATCTCCAAAAAGAAGCGACCTCAAATCCGCTGACCAGAGAAATGGGTACGGGTGACGACGGCCACGATGAAGACGGCTGCGTTACAGCAACAAGTATAGTAGAACTGAACTTCAGGTCAAAAGGCGTGGCCCTAAAATCAAACGTCTTGGACAAGAAATCAAAGGAAGTGGACAAATCAGAGGACTACGAAGGTTTAGATTCAGGAGAACCAGCTGAGTCGGCCAATGACGTCAGCAAGTCAGGCGTGAAGAAACAGGGGGTTGGAGTTGAAGATGAACTAAGATAG